Proteins found in one Quercus robur chromosome 2, dhQueRobu3.1, whole genome shotgun sequence genomic segment:
- the LOC126714943 gene encoding WAT1-related protein At5g40230-like has product MAENCCYKDVLPFSAMVAVECTNVVLNILFKAASLRGLSYYAFNVYSYALSTLLLLPLAFIIFLRTTELPTFKLSVLYRILLLGVLGSVAQVCGYKGIEYSSATLASAISNLTPAFTFILALIFRMEKLGLRSSSTQAKIMGTIVSISGAMVVVLYEGPAVIETSFQLPSLSVHFPLSSSLSNWVIVGLLLAVEYLLFSMWYIVQTQVMRIYPSELIVVFLYNLCATVISAPVSLLVDKNLSGWRLRPGIALVAIVYSGFASAFSNIVHTWGLHLKGPLYISIFRPLSIAIAAAIGVIFLGDALYLGSVVGAIIISVRNTGRLYSKEAEEEEMSEDCDFGSLGSSSYGKTPLLQRNEAEDM; this is encoded by the exons atggcagAGAACTGTTGTTACAAGGATGTTCTGCCATTTTCAGCAATGGTTGCAGTAGAGTGCACAAACGTGGTCTTAAACATCTTGTTCAAAGCAGCAAGTTTGAGAGGGTTGAGTTACTATGCCTTTAATGTCTACTCCTATGCCTTatccactcttcttcttcttcccttggCCTTCATCATCTTCCTCCG AACCACAGAGCTTCCTACATTCAAGCTGTCTGTCCTCTATAGAATTCTCCTCCTGGGAGTACTTGG GTCTGTAGCTCAGGTGTGTGGCTATAAAGGCATAGAATACAGTTCAGCCACTCTTGCTTCAGCCATCAGCAACCTCACACCAGCTTTCACTTTCATTCTTGCTCTAATTTTCAG GATGGAAAAGCTTGGTTTAAGAAGCTCAAGTACTCAGGCTAAAATCATGGGCACTATAGTATCAATATCAGGTGCAATGGTAGTGGTTCTTTATGAAGGTCCTGCAGTCATAGAGACCTCGTTTCAATTACCATCTCTTTCAGTTCATTTTCCTCTAAGCTCATCACTATCGAATTGGGTAATAGTTGGCCTTCTACTTGCTGTTGAGTACCTTCTGTTTTCAATGTGGTACATTGTTCAG ACTCAAGTTATGAGAATATATCCATCAGAGCTAATTGTGGTGTTCTTATACAACTTGTGTGCGACAGTTATATCTGCACCAGTATCTTTATTGGTAGACAAGAACTTGAGCGGTTGGAGACTAAGGCCTGGCATAGCATTGGTTGCAATTGTATACTCG GGATTCGCTTCAGCCTTCAGCAACATTGTCCACACTTGGGGTCTGCACTTGAAGGGACCTCTGTATATATCAATCTTCAGGCCATTATCAATTGCCATAGCAGCTGCTATAGGTGTTATATTCCTTGGTGATGCTCTCTATCTTGGGAG TGTTGTTGGAGCAATAATAATATCtgttagaaatactggaagATTGTATT CAAAAgaggcagaagaagaagaaatgagtGAGGATTGTGATTTTGGTAGCTTGGGATCCTCATCATATGGTAAGACCCCTTTGTTGCAAAGAAATGAGGCTGAAGATATGTAG